The Carnobacterium sp. 17-4 genome has a window encoding:
- the hrcA gene encoding heat-inducible transcriptional repressor HrcA: MLTERQILILKSIIRLYTSYETPIGSKTLMNEAEINFSSATIRNEMGRLEELGFIEKTHSSSGRVPSLKGYRFYVDHLVHPAKIQKKDLAVIKSALGNQFRQLDEIVFQSAELLSRLTSYTAITLGSEIKESILTGFRLVPLNDYQVMAILVTDKGHVENQIVTIPRSMDVNELEKIVRIFNEQLVGLPLMEVFKRLKTEIPILLNKYVRTNEGILNIFEDVFLKAGQDRQDRMHVGGRMNILDFSNELNVEKFKSIYSLMDGTHDLSSLLVPSTTGINVKIGTELNNELFNEFSLITASYDIEGYSSGVIALLGPTNMPYSKMIGLVDVFRNELSKKIIDYYQVVDD; the protein is encoded by the coding sequence ATGTTAACTGAAAGGCAGATTTTAATTTTAAAATCTATCATTCGCTTATACACTTCATATGAGACACCCATAGGTTCCAAAACTTTAATGAATGAAGCTGAAATCAATTTTAGTTCAGCAACCATTCGTAATGAAATGGGGCGTCTCGAAGAATTAGGCTTCATTGAAAAAACGCATTCGTCATCCGGTCGTGTCCCATCATTAAAAGGGTACCGTTTTTACGTGGACCATCTGGTACATCCAGCAAAAATTCAAAAAAAAGATCTTGCGGTCATAAAGAGTGCTTTAGGAAATCAGTTCAGGCAATTGGATGAAATTGTTTTTCAATCGGCTGAATTGCTTTCTCGGTTGACCAGTTACACGGCGATTACGTTAGGTTCTGAAATCAAAGAAAGTATTCTAACCGGTTTTCGATTGGTGCCATTAAATGATTATCAAGTGATGGCTATCTTAGTAACCGATAAGGGCCATGTAGAAAATCAAATAGTAACGATTCCGAGGTCAATGGATGTTAACGAGCTAGAAAAAATTGTTCGTATTTTTAATGAACAATTAGTTGGTCTTCCGCTAATGGAAGTATTTAAAAGACTGAAGACAGAAATTCCGATATTGTTGAATAAGTATGTTCGAACAAATGAAGGAATACTAAATATCTTCGAAGATGTCTTTTTGAAAGCTGGACAAGATAGACAAGATAGGATGCACGTAGGTGGAAGAATGAATATACTCGATTTCTCGAATGAATTAAATGTCGAAAAATTCAAGTCTATTTATTCCTTAATGGATGGTACTCATGACTTATCTTCTTTATTGGTTCCAAGTACTACCGGAATCAATGTGAAAATTGGTACGGAGTTAAACAATGAGCTTTTTAATGAGTTCAGTTTAATTACAGCAAGTTATGACATTGAAGGATATAGTTCAGGTGTTATTGCATTATTAGGTCCAACAAATATGCCGTATTCTAAAATGATCGGTTTGGTGGATGTATTTCGAAATGAGCTTTCAAAAAAAATAATCGACTACTATCAAGTTGTAGACGATTAA
- the grpE gene encoding nucleotide exchange factor GrpE codes for MSRNKDKKQEQEMVEETPTELVEETTESVEVEQPEVDELAKVKAELEEMENKYLRVQAEMANIQKRNAKEREDAAKFRAQSLATELLPVIDNLERALAIEVTDEQGKSLKKGIEMVMETFNAALKSEGIEVIDPLNEPFDPNFHQAIQTVPVEEGQASETVVQVFQKGYDLNGRVLRPAMVIVAQ; via the coding sequence GTGTCTAGAAATAAAGATAAAAAGCAAGAACAAGAAATGGTTGAAGAAACACCAACAGAATTGGTAGAAGAAACAACTGAATCTGTAGAAGTGGAACAACCAGAAGTTGATGAACTTGCTAAAGTAAAAGCTGAATTAGAAGAAATGGAAAATAAATATTTGCGTGTGCAAGCTGAAATGGCAAATATCCAAAAACGCAATGCAAAAGAACGTGAAGATGCTGCTAAATTCCGTGCTCAATCTTTAGCAACAGAATTGCTTCCCGTTATTGATAACTTAGAACGAGCTCTAGCTATTGAAGTAACAGATGAGCAAGGGAAAAGTTTGAAAAAAGGAATTGAAATGGTTATGGAAACATTCAATGCTGCATTGAAAAGTGAAGGCATTGAAGTTATTGATCCTTTAAATGAACCTTTTGATCCAAACTTCCATCAGGCGATTCAAACCGTTCCTGTTGAAGAAGGTCAAGCAAGCGAAACAGTTGTACAAGTTTTCCAAAAAGGTTATGATTTAAACGGACGCGTATTACGTCCCGCAATGGTAATTGTTGCTCAATAA
- the dnaK gene encoding molecular chaperone DnaK: MGKMIGIDLGTTNSAVAVLEGGEAKIIPNPEGNRTTPSVVAFKNGEMQVGEVAKRQAVTNPNTISSIKRHIGEAGFSVEVDGKKYTPQEVSATILQYLKGYAESYLGETVDKAVITVPAYFNDAQRQATKDAGKIAGLEVERIVNEPTAAALAYGLDKVDKDEKVLVFDLGGGTFDVSILELGDGVFDVLATAGDNKLGGDDFDNKIMEYLVAEFKKENGVDLSKDKMAVQRLKDAAEKAKKDLSGVTSTQISLPFITAGEAGPLHLEINLTRAKFDELTYDLVERTKGPVRQALKDAGLSTSEIDEVILVGGSTRIPSVVEAVRKEAGKEPNKSVNPDEVVAMGAAIQGGVITGDVKDIVLLDVTPLSLGIETMGGVFTKLIERNTTIPTSKSQVFSTAADNQPAVDVHVMQGERPMAADNKTLGRFQLTDIPAAPRGIPQIEVTFDIDKNGIVNVSAKDLGTQKEQTITIKSSSGLTDEEIERMVKDAEANAEADKARKEEVELRNEVDQLLFQVDKTIGELEGKVDEAEVKKAEEARDELKAAVEANDLEAMKTKRDELNEIVQALTVKLYEQAAQAQGEANPEAAEQAQDGSEDVVDADFEEIDDDAK; the protein is encoded by the coding sequence ATGGGTAAAATGATTGGTATTGACTTAGGAACAACAAATTCAGCAGTTGCTGTATTAGAAGGCGGAGAAGCAAAAATTATTCCGAATCCAGAAGGTAACCGTACGACACCATCAGTTGTTGCGTTTAAAAATGGAGAAATGCAAGTAGGGGAAGTAGCTAAACGCCAAGCTGTAACAAACCCTAATACAATTAGTTCAATTAAACGTCATATCGGCGAAGCTGGATTTTCAGTTGAAGTTGATGGTAAAAAATATACTCCACAAGAAGTTTCTGCAACAATTCTTCAATACTTGAAAGGTTATGCTGAAAGCTATTTAGGCGAAACAGTTGATAAAGCTGTTATCACTGTTCCTGCTTACTTCAATGATGCACAACGTCAAGCAACAAAAGATGCTGGTAAAATTGCTGGTCTTGAAGTGGAACGTATCGTTAATGAACCAACTGCTGCAGCATTAGCATATGGTTTAGACAAAGTAGACAAAGATGAAAAAGTTTTAGTATTTGACCTTGGCGGTGGTACTTTTGACGTTTCAATCCTTGAATTAGGAGACGGCGTATTTGATGTATTAGCTACTGCAGGTGACAACAAATTAGGTGGAGATGATTTTGATAACAAAATCATGGAATACTTGGTAGCTGAATTCAAAAAAGAAAACGGCGTTGACTTATCTAAAGACAAAATGGCTGTACAACGTTTGAAAGACGCTGCTGAAAAAGCTAAAAAAGACTTATCAGGCGTAACTTCAACTCAAATCAGCTTACCATTTATCACTGCTGGAGAAGCTGGACCATTACACTTGGAAATCAACTTGACTCGTGCTAAATTTGACGAATTAACTTATGACTTAGTAGAGCGTACTAAAGGACCTGTTCGCCAAGCATTGAAAGATGCTGGATTATCAACATCTGAAATAGATGAAGTAATCTTAGTTGGTGGATCAACACGTATCCCTTCTGTTGTAGAAGCAGTACGTAAAGAAGCTGGAAAAGAACCAAACAAATCAGTTAACCCTGATGAAGTTGTAGCAATGGGTGCTGCAATCCAAGGTGGAGTTATCACTGGTGACGTTAAAGACATCGTATTGTTAGATGTTACTCCGTTATCATTAGGTATTGAAACAATGGGTGGCGTATTTACTAAATTGATCGAACGTAACACAACGATCCCAACAAGTAAATCACAAGTATTCTCAACTGCTGCTGACAACCAACCAGCTGTTGACGTACATGTAATGCAAGGGGAACGTCCAATGGCAGCCGACAACAAAACATTAGGTCGCTTCCAATTAACAGATATTCCTGCTGCACCACGTGGAATTCCTCAAATCGAAGTAACATTTGATATTGATAAAAACGGAATCGTTAACGTAAGTGCTAAAGACTTAGGAACTCAAAAAGAACAAACAATTACGATCAAATCTTCTTCAGGTTTAACAGACGAAGAAATTGAACGTATGGTTAAAGATGCAGAAGCTAATGCTGAAGCTGATAAAGCTCGTAAAGAAGAAGTAGAATTACGTAACGAAGTGGATCAATTATTATTCCAAGTAGATAAAACTATTGGTGAATTAGAAGGTAAAGTTGATGAAGCTGAAGTTAAAAAAGCTGAAGAAGCTCGTGATGAATTGAAAGCTGCTGTTGAAGCAAATGATCTTGAAGCAATGAAAACAAAACGCGATGAGTTAAATGAAATCGTACAAGCTTTAACAGTTAAATTATATGAACAAGCTGCTCAAGCACAAGGAGAAGCAAATCCTGAAGCTGCAGAACAAGCACAAGATGGATCTGAAGATGTTGTAGATGCTGATTTTGAAGAAATCGATGATGATGCTAAATAA
- the dnaJ gene encoding molecular chaperone DnaJ — protein sequence MMAKRDLYEVLGVSKGASDDEIKKAYRKLSKKFHPDINKEAGSEEKFKEVAEAYEVLSNPDKRAAYDQYGHASTDPNFGAGGGGYGGGGFGGFGGGGGFEDIFESFFGGGGRSQNPNAPRQGDDLQYTINLEFEEAIFGKETTISYNREEECKTCHGDGAKPGTHPVTCSKCHGTGSLNVERNTPLGRVMTRQTCDVCHGTGQEIKEACPTCHGSGHTKDKHTVKVTVPAGVEDGNQMRLNGQGEAGKNGGPYGDLYVVFRVKASNQFDRDGSEIYYELPINIVQASLGDEVEVPTVHGKVKLKIPAGTQTGTNFRLRGKGAPKLRGTGTGDQHVKVKLMTPKNLTKEQTDLLRQFAKSSGMEVEEQDGSIFDKVKDAFKADKKKK from the coding sequence ATTATGGCTAAAAGAGATTTATATGAAGTATTAGGAGTATCAAAAGGTGCTTCTGATGATGAAATAAAAAAGGCATACAGAAAATTATCAAAAAAGTTCCATCCGGATATTAATAAAGAAGCTGGATCTGAAGAAAAATTTAAAGAAGTTGCGGAAGCTTATGAAGTATTAAGTAACCCTGACAAACGCGCGGCATATGACCAATATGGACATGCAAGCACGGATCCAAACTTTGGAGCAGGTGGCGGCGGTTACGGCGGCGGAGGCTTTGGTGGATTCGGCGGCGGTGGTGGATTCGAAGATATTTTTGAATCGTTCTTTGGTGGCGGCGGTCGTTCGCAAAATCCAAACGCTCCTCGTCAAGGAGATGATTTACAATACACAATCAACCTTGAATTTGAAGAAGCTATTTTCGGTAAAGAAACCACCATCAGTTATAACCGTGAAGAAGAATGTAAAACGTGTCATGGTGACGGAGCTAAACCAGGCACACACCCTGTAACTTGTTCTAAATGTCATGGTACAGGTTCATTAAATGTTGAACGAAATACACCACTTGGCCGAGTAATGACACGTCAAACATGTGATGTTTGTCATGGTACTGGTCAAGAAATTAAAGAAGCTTGTCCAACTTGTCATGGTTCTGGACATACGAAAGACAAACATACTGTTAAAGTTACTGTTCCTGCAGGTGTTGAAGATGGAAATCAAATGCGCTTAAATGGACAAGGGGAAGCCGGTAAAAATGGCGGACCTTATGGTGATCTTTATGTTGTTTTCCGTGTTAAAGCTAGCAACCAATTTGATCGAGATGGATCAGAAATTTATTACGAATTGCCAATTAATATCGTCCAAGCATCTTTAGGGGATGAAGTGGAAGTTCCAACCGTTCATGGTAAGGTTAAATTAAAAATACCTGCTGGAACACAAACTGGAACGAATTTCCGCTTGAGAGGCAAAGGAGCACCAAAATTGCGTGGTACTGGTACAGGAGACCAACACGTGAAAGTTAAATTAATGACTCCGAAAAACTTAACAAAAGAACAAACAGACTTGTTGAGACAGTTCGCTAAATCTAGCGGTATGGAAGTCGAAGAACAAGATGGTTCGATTTTTGATAAAGTAAAAGATGCATTTAAAGCAGATAAGAAAAAGAAATGA
- the lepA gene encoding translation elongation factor 4, with protein sequence MNKQELNERQKRIRNFSIIAHIDHGKSTLADRILQMTHTVADRDMQAQLLDSMDLERERGITIKLNAIELNYTAKDGETYTLHLIDTPGHVDFTYEVSRSLAACEGAILVVDAAQGIEAQTLANVYLALDNDLEIIPVINKIDLPAADPERVRAEIEDVIGIDASDAVLASAKAGIGIEDILEQIVERVPAPVGDTDNPLKALIFDSAYDAYRGVVLNIRVMEGMIKPGDTMKMMSNGKTFEVAEVGIFSPKPIKREFLMVGDVGYVTANIKTVQDTRVGDTITLADNPATESLEGYRKMTPMVYCGMYPIDSSRYGDLRDALDKLQLNDAALQFEAETSQALGFGYRCGFLGLLHMDVIQERLEREFNLDLITTAPSVIYHANLTDGTQKVVANPAEMPEPGVIESIEEPYVKATIMVPNDYVGAVMEIAQRKRGDFLTMDYMDDNRVNVVYEIPLSEIVYDFFDKLKSSTKGYASLDYEMIGYKKSALSKMDILLNGEKVDALGFIVHKDFAFNRGKAIVDQLKTIIPRHQFEIPVQAAIGQKIVARSNIKALRKDVTAKLYGGDVTRRQKLLKKQKAGKKRMKQVGSVEVPQEAFMSVLKMDDE encoded by the coding sequence ATGAATAAACAGGAATTAAATGAAAGACAAAAACGCATTCGGAATTTTTCCATTATTGCCCATATTGACCATGGAAAATCGACTTTAGCAGATCGTATCCTACAAATGACGCACACAGTTGCTGACCGTGATATGCAAGCACAATTATTGGACTCGATGGATCTTGAACGTGAACGAGGCATCACGATCAAATTAAACGCGATTGAATTGAACTATACTGCAAAAGATGGAGAAACATATACGTTACACTTAATCGATACACCAGGACACGTCGATTTCACGTACGAAGTTTCAAGAAGTTTAGCAGCGTGTGAAGGGGCGATTCTAGTTGTTGATGCAGCACAAGGAATCGAAGCTCAAACACTGGCTAACGTTTATCTTGCTTTAGACAATGACCTTGAGATTATACCTGTTATCAATAAAATTGATTTGCCAGCTGCAGATCCAGAACGTGTTCGTGCTGAGATTGAAGATGTAATTGGAATCGATGCAAGCGATGCAGTTTTAGCGAGTGCTAAAGCAGGTATTGGGATCGAAGATATCTTAGAACAAATCGTTGAAAGAGTTCCTGCTCCAGTTGGCGATACAGACAATCCTTTGAAAGCTTTGATATTTGATTCTGCTTACGATGCTTATCGTGGAGTTGTCTTAAACATCCGCGTGATGGAAGGTATGATCAAACCTGGCGATACTATGAAAATGATGAGTAATGGAAAAACATTTGAAGTAGCTGAAGTTGGGATCTTTTCACCTAAACCGATCAAACGCGAATTCCTAATGGTTGGAGATGTTGGATATGTTACTGCAAATATCAAAACAGTCCAAGATACTCGAGTTGGGGATACTATTACATTAGCTGACAATCCGGCTACAGAATCATTAGAAGGATACCGTAAAATGACGCCAATGGTTTATTGTGGAATGTACCCAATTGATTCTTCTCGTTATGGCGATTTAAGAGACGCTCTAGACAAATTACAATTAAATGATGCAGCACTTCAATTCGAAGCTGAAACTTCACAAGCGCTTGGATTTGGGTACCGTTGTGGGTTCTTAGGACTCTTACACATGGACGTTATCCAAGAACGCCTTGAACGTGAATTTAACTTAGATTTGATTACAACAGCTCCGTCTGTTATCTATCATGCAAACTTGACAGATGGTACTCAAAAAGTCGTAGCAAATCCAGCTGAAATGCCTGAACCAGGTGTAATTGAATCGATCGAAGAACCTTATGTAAAAGCAACAATCATGGTTCCAAATGATTACGTTGGTGCAGTTATGGAAATCGCACAACGCAAACGTGGCGACTTCTTAACGATGGATTACATGGATGATAACCGAGTAAACGTGGTTTATGAAATTCCATTATCTGAAATCGTATATGATTTCTTCGATAAATTAAAATCAAGTACTAAAGGCTATGCTTCTTTAGACTACGAAATGATTGGCTATAAGAAGAGTGCTCTATCTAAGATGGATATTCTATTAAACGGCGAAAAAGTAGATGCTTTAGGATTTATCGTCCATAAAGACTTTGCTTTCAACCGTGGAAAAGCGATCGTTGATCAATTGAAGACGATTATTCCAAGACACCAATTCGAAATTCCTGTTCAAGCAGCAATCGGACAAAAAATTGTTGCGCGTTCAAACATCAAAGCTTTACGTAAAGACGTTACAGCTAAACTTTATGGTGGTGACGTAACCCGTCGTCAAAAACTATTGAAGAAACAAAAAGCTGGTAAAAAACGTATGAAACAAGTCGGATCAGTTGAAGTACCTCAAGAGGCGTTCATGTCCGTTCTTAAGATGGATGACGAGTAA
- a CDS encoding tyrosine-type recombinase/integrase has translation MEMRKIRDKLQFDFSFHSFRHTHATMLLENGAKMKDVQERLGHSLISTTMDIYAHVAEKTKKRNSDIFENYLNNDL, from the coding sequence ATGGAAATGCGAAAAATTAGAGATAAACTGCAATTCGATTTTTCATTTCATTCGTTTCGACACACTCACGCTACTATGTTGTTAGAGAACGGAGCTAAAATGAAAGATGTTCAAGAAAGACTTGGGCACTCTCTTATTTCTACTACTATGGATATATATGCTCACGTAGCTGAGAAAACAAAAAAAAGAAACAGTGATATATTTGAAAATTATTTAAATAATGATTTATAA
- a CDS encoding TIR domain-containing protein, protein MAIRQVFFSFHFSNDVWRTGQIRNIGVVESQPIFSDNGWEKVRLKSDTSIKSWIDNEMKKRSCLVVLIGSETSSRKWVRYEIEQAWKQGKGIVGIYIHNLEDIEGKQSSKGANPFKNFCIDKTFNYIAQHDLPADSNEIRLSSICSTYESSYQTSKYVYKDIKDNIELLIEEAIQIRNRYPK, encoded by the coding sequence ATGGCAATAAGACAAGTATTTTTCAGTTTTCATTTTTCGAATGATGTTTGGAGAACTGGTCAAATTAGAAATATCGGTGTTGTAGAAAGTCAACCAATTTTTTCTGATAACGGTTGGGAAAAAGTTCGTTTAAAAAGCGATACATCTATTAAATCTTGGATTGATAATGAAATGAAAAAACGCTCATGTCTCGTTGTTCTTATAGGTAGCGAGACGTCTTCAAGAAAATGGGTTCGTTATGAAATTGAGCAAGCTTGGAAACAAGGAAAAGGTATTGTAGGTATCTATATTCATAATCTTGAAGATATAGAGGGCAAGCAATCTTCAAAAGGAGCTAATCCGTTCAAAAATTTCTGTATAGACAAAACATTTAATTATATTGCACAGCATGATTTACCCGCAGATTCTAATGAAATAAGACTTAGTTCGATTTGTAGTACTTATGAATCAAGTTATCAAACAAGTAAGTATGTATACAAAGATATAAAAGATAATATAGAACTATTGATTGAAGAAGCTATTCAGATTCGCAATAGATACCCAAAATAA